A single genomic interval of Zingiber officinale cultivar Zhangliang chromosome 4A, Zo_v1.1, whole genome shotgun sequence harbors:
- the LOC121973532 gene encoding non-specific lipid transfer protein GPI-anchored 15-like → MARSHPLAVLALVVVGMLQLTAPPPSASAQTLGCSPSVLSAISPCISYLVGNSTSPTSTCCSQLAVMMQGQAQCLCLILGGGIAQLGFLLNQTQAYTLPGACRISFSTSRPCLGFTAPVPAGAPGEAPALAPSATAQTPTSGGAVPAVDFTPSVRNAGAPSQGSGSKTTPPQASTASSFYRVAPALFFVIIAAVASHAWI, encoded by the exons ATGGCGCGGAGTCATCCACTGGCCGTCTTGGCGTTGGTGGTCGTCGGAATGCTCCAGTTGACTGCGCCACCTCCGTCGGCCAGCGCCCAAACGCTCGGCTGCTCGCCGTCCGTGCTATCGGCAATCTCGCCCTGCATCAGCTACCTCGTCGGGAATTCCACGTCCCCGACGTCGACGTGCTGCTCGCAGCTGGCGGTGATGATGCAGGGGCAGGCGCAGTGCCTCTGCCTCATCCTCGGCGGCGGCATTGCGCAGCTCGGCTTCCTCCTCAACCAGACGCAGGCCTACACTCTCCCCGGCGCCTGCCGGATCAGCTTCTCCACGTCCCGCCCCTGcctcg GATTCACTGCTCCGGTGCCGGCGGGAGCTCCGGGAGAGGCGCCTGCGTTAGCACCTTCCGCAACGGCTCAAACTCCGACTAGCGGCGGCGCGGTCCCGGCAGTGGATTTTACTCCGTCGGTACGAAATGCAGGAGCGCCTTCCCAAG GGAGTGGTTCGAAGACGACGCCGCCGCAGGCATCGACTGCGAGTAGCTTTTACAGAGTCGCGCCTGCTCTGTTCTTCGTCATCATCGCCGCCGTTGCGTCGCATGCTTGGATTTGA
- the LOC121973533 gene encoding uncharacterized protein LOC121973533, whose translation MRVHPAPGKRNITFRCDVNPAASAAAVLGRQKKLRRLPHVFGKVLELPFSAEANVAVEEDAAGFRFVAATDGLWGEVRAHAIEIHPGVTKVVMRDGGVGGGGRCNLGEGLELDRWRFRLPPTTRPALATAAYADGELVVIVPKRAEFEGDDAV comes from the coding sequence ATGAGGGTCCATCCGGCTCCGGGGAAGCGGAACATCACGTTCCGCTGCGACGTGAACCCAGCGGCCTCCGCCGCCGCCGTGCTCGGACGGCAGAAGAAGCTCCGCCGCCTGCCGCACGTCTTCGGCAAGGTCCTGGAGCTCCCCTTTTCCGCGGAGGCGAACGTGGCGGTGGAGGAGGACGCGGCCGGTTTCCGGTTCGTCGCGGCCACTGATGGCCTCTGGGGCGAGGTGCGAGCCCACGCCATCGAGATACACCCCGGGGTGACGAAGGTGGTGATGCGGGACGGAGGAGTCGGCGGCGGCGGCAGGTGCAACCTCGGCGAGGGGCTCGAACTGGACCGGTGGAGATTCCGTCTGCCGCCGACCACTCGGCCGGCGCTGGCCACCGCTGCTTACGCCGACGGGGAACTTGTGGTGATCGTGCCGAAGAGGGCCGAGTTCGAAGGAGATGATGCAGTATAA
- the LOC121970505 gene encoding 40S ribosomal protein S18, translated as MSLVANEDFQHILRVLNTNVDGKQKIMFALTSIKGIGRRFANIVCKKADVDMNKRAGELSAAELENLMTVVANPRQFKIPDWFLNRKKDYKDGRYSQVVSNALDMKLRDDLERLKKIRNHRGLRHYWGLRVRGQHTKTTGRRGKTVGVSKKR; from the exons ATG TCGCTGGTCGCGAACGAGGATTTCCAGCACATTCTTCGTGTGCTCAACACCAACGTCGATGGGAAGCAGAAGATCATGTTCGCACTCACCTCCATCAAGGGTATCGGCCGCCGGTTTGCTAACATTGTTTGCAAAAAGGCCGACGTTGACATGAACAAAAG AGCTGGAGAACTCTCAGCTGCTGAGCTTGAGAACCTTATGACTGTGGTGGCCAATCCACGCCAGTTTAAGATCCCAGATTGGTTTCTGAACAGGAAGAAAGACTACAAGGATGGCCGATACTCCCAGGTTGTTTCCAATGCCCTGGACATGAAACTTAGGGATGATTTGGAGCGGCTGAAGAAGATAAG GAACCATCGAGGTCTTCGTCACTACTGGGGCCTTCGAGTTCGCGGTCAGCACACTAAGACTACCGGCCGAAGGGGTAAAACTGTCGGTGTCTCCAAGAAAAGATGA
- the LOC121970506 gene encoding outer envelope protein 61-like: MYNGMMDPELMRLAQEQMSRLPPEELAKIQRQMMSNPELLKMATETMKNMKPEDVRQAAEQMRNRRTEDMVKVSERLASATPEEIASMKSFADAQVSYELSAAKMLKQQGNELHSQGQYNDAAEKYLHAKNTLKSISSSMARTLDLQCSLNLMSCYLKTNKFEDCIKEGSEVLTHDSRNVKAFYRRGQSYKELGNLKAAVSDLRKAYELSPNDETIADVLRDANDKLIQEGGNTNMRRGVVIEEIVEEENQGTLSDSHRNTPAEYSVTPPVEVVEFSESNGQASRDDSADGFLKSFSDDPENIRLFQNYLSTSDPSTLKAMGLQGISPEMIKSATDTINKMKPEELQKMFEVASSFKGKGPGDLKLGSELPEMTPGMVKMASETVSKMSPEELQRMMKIASSFNASSAPSQMADASARGRENMAQSNTGSSSSIHSDVGERNSDDALLRSKMGQSSSDIPTSVASLQENMQNSMRDPAMRQMFATMMKNMDPETMANMSQQFGINLSKEDAAKAQQAMSQLSAADLDKMMKWMEKAQRGIETAKRTKNWLLGRPGMILAIVMLILAFILHQLGFIGG; this comes from the exons ATGTACAACGGCATGATGGATCCCGAGCTCATGCGGCTTGCGCAGGAGCAGATGAGCCGTCTTCCTCCCGAGGAGTTGGCTAAGATCCAGCGACAG atgATGTCCAATCCTGAGCTTCTAAAAATGGCAACTGAAACCATGAAGAATATGAAACCAGAAGATGTCAGACAAGCTGCAGAACAGATGAGAAATAGAAGAACAGAAGATATGGTCAAGGTCAGTGAAAGATTAGCTAGTGCAACACCAGAAGAGATTGCATCTATGAAGTCCTTTGCAGATGCTCAAGTGTCATACGAATTAAGTGCAGCAAAGATGCTGAAGCAAcag GGTAATGAGCTTCACAGTCAAGGTCAATACAATGATGCAGCCGAGAAGTACTTGcat GCAAAAAACACCTTAAAAAGCATTTCCTCCAGCATGGCTAGAACCTTAGACCTACAGTGCTCCCTCAATCTGATGTCATGTTATCTGAAAACTAACAAATTTGAGGACTGCATAAAAGAAGGCTCAGAG GTTTTGACACATGACTCAAGAAATGTGAAAGCTTTTTATCGTAGAGGTCAATCATACAAAGAACTGGGAAACCTGAAG GCTGCTGTATCTGACTTGAGAAAGGCATATGAACTTTCACCTAATGATGAAACTATTGCAGATGTACTAAG GGATGCTAATGATAAACTAATACAGGAAGGCGGAAATACAAATATGAGAAGAG GTGTTGTGATTGAGGAAATAGTTGAAGAGGAGAACCAGGGAACACTATCAGACAGTCATAGAAACACACCCGCGGAGTATTCAGTTACCCCACCAGTTGAAGTTGTTGAGTTCTCTGAAAGTAATGGTCAGGCTTCTCGTGATGATTCTGCTGATGGCTTCCTAAAAAGCTTTAGTGATGATCCTGAAAACATCCG ATTGTTCCAGAATTATCTTTCCACCTCTGATCCTAGTACTCTGAAAGCCATGGGCTTGCAAGGAATATCACCTGAAATGATCAAATCTGCTACTGATACCATTAACAAGATGAAACCAGAAGAGCTTCAGAAAATGTTTGAAGTCGCTTCATCTTTCAAAGGTAAAGGACCAGGAGATTTGAAGTTGGGATCCGAGTTGCCAGAAATGACACCTGGAATGGTCAAAATGGCATCAGAAACAGTCAGCAAAATGTCCCCCGAAGAGCTCCAGCGAATGATGAAAATTGCCTCTTCTTTCAATGCGAGTAGTGCTCCTTCCCAAATGGCAGATGCTTCTGCCCGTGGAAGGGAGAATATGGCGCAATCTAATACAGGAAGTTCATCAAGCATACACTCCGATGTAGGAGAACGAAATTCTGATGATGCTCTTCTGAGGTCAAAAATGGGCCAATCCTCCTCTGATATTCCTACTTCAGTGGCTTCTCTGCAGGAAAATATGCAGAATTCAATGAGAGATCCAGCAATGCGGCAG ATGTTTGCAACAATGATGAAGAACATGGATCCAGAAACTATGGCGAATATGAGCCAGCAATTTGGAATTAATCTTTCAAAAGAGGATGCTGCAAAAGCTCAACAAGCCATGTCACAGTTATCAGCTGCGGATTTGGATAAAATG aTGAAATGGATGGAAAAGGCACAAAGAGGGATCGAAACTGCAAAGAGGACGAAGAATTGGCTCCTGGGCAGGCCGGGCATGATTCTAGCCATTGTTATGTTGATTCTAGCTTTCATTCTTCATCAGCTTGGCTTCATTGGTGGATAA